From Sediminibacterium sp. TEGAF015, a single genomic window includes:
- a CDS encoding acyl-CoA thioesterase has translation MMNEEKIEKSITRIFKAVFPDSTNHYDTLFGGTAMHLMDEVAFITATRYSRQKMVTVSSDRIDFKMPIPAGTIIELVGKVSYTGNTSLKVRVDIFVEQMYSNDRQKAVSGEFTFVAIDDNKKPTKIN, from the coding sequence ATGATGAACGAAGAAAAAATTGAAAAATCAATCACAAGAATATTTAAAGCTGTATTTCCCGACAGTACAAATCATTATGACACTTTATTTGGTGGGACAGCAATGCACTTGATGGATGAAGTGGCTTTTATAACTGCAACCCGTTACAGCAGACAAAAAATGGTAACTGTTAGCAGCGACAGAATAGATTTTAAAATGCCCATACCTGCAGGAACTATAATAGAGTTGGTTGGTAAAGTATCTTATACCGGCAATACGAGCTTAAAAGTAAGAGTTGATATTTTTGTTGAACAGATGTATTCTAACGACAGACAAAAAGCAGTAAGCGGAGAGTTTACATTTGTTGCTATTGACGACAATAAAAAGCCAACGAAAATCAATTGA
- a CDS encoding PAS domain-containing protein — protein MAHPLLCWDICLEGLHRRMQLANDLRIMQSIMNAGNWHKPLVSLDNTLVWENKVIIITDTKLNIIHATENIFAMNGYRQEDVIHKKPTMFQGAKTEIIEREKIKIAVDKQNPFKSIITNYKKDGSIYKCQIEGYPVFNKKGNLVNFIAIENVA, from the coding sequence GCACAGAAGAATGCAATTAGCCAATGACTTGAGAATAATGCAAAGTATAATGAATGCAGGTAACTGGCATAAACCCCTCGTTTCTCTTGACAATACATTGGTTTGGGAAAACAAAGTGATTATTATTACGGATACGAAACTCAATATCATTCATGCTACTGAAAATATATTTGCCATGAATGGTTACAGACAGGAGGATGTAATTCACAAAAAGCCCACAATGTTTCAAGGTGCTAAAACTGAAATTATAGAAAGAGAAAAAATTAAAATAGCGGTTGATAAACAAAACCCATTTAAAAGTATCATTACAAATTATAAAAAAGACGGGAGTATTTACAAATGCCAAATTGAAGGTTATCCTGTCTTCAACAAAAAAGGGAATTTAGTAAACTTCATTGCAATTGAAAATGTTGCATAA